One Perca flavescens isolate YP-PL-M2 chromosome 14, PFLA_1.0, whole genome shotgun sequence genomic window carries:
- the brd2a gene encoding bromodomain-containing protein 2a isoform X1, protein MCWLKSIEVEDEKIYSRKASHYFGIYQSTFVFILNSSSHVGLDVGIMGVTTMDQGSGTAGKRIRKPSLLYEGFESPGMPPLSHMTPSGPPQPPVRDPSRQGRMTNQLQFLQKVLLKSLWRHHFAWPFHEPVDAAKLNLPDYHKIIKIPMDMGTIKKRLENNYYRCASECMQDFNTMFTNCYIYNKPTDDIVLMAQSLEKAFLQKVAQMPQEELELAAPPPRIKPTKPGKKGRGNAISGGVTTAHQVPAVSQSAYSPPTPETPDSILSTPQTHHTKSLPLILTTEQSIPTIAGLPPTQPTAKKKGVKRKADTTTPTTVAMPIMSTMAVSGISMGLGGGHDSPLTLTSLGVDHNSSLGMNQGHNLSQGMSLGMGMGMGMGMGCGTIMMGTKAGGGRRGVSGRAIKPPKKDLPDSMVPPPVRRSKLNPQLRYCNGVLKDLLSKKHAGYAWPFYKPVDASLLGLHDYHDIIKQPMDLSTIKRKMDGREYRDAQQFSADVRLMFSNCYKYNPPDHDVVGMARKLQDVFEFCFAKMPDEAPRPPSSSSSSSSSSSSSESELSSESEESESSPSSDSEEERANRLAELQEQLKAVHEQLTALSQGPIVKPKKKKEKKDKKKKKKVEKEKHRKIEEEVTPVRPPKTPKITKTPKPKSNRGTPVPVVPVKKAPSKKNNKSKTKKGGMTFSMPPPVPEPIVSHYDSDEEEETAPMSYDEKRQLSLDINKLPGEKLGRVVYIIQSREPSLRDTNPEEIEIDFETLKPSTLRELERYVMTCLRKKPRKPYASKNNIAGKSREEITLEKQMELERRLMDVSGQLNSGKKPAKTKPEKPATEQHNQPSRLSASSSSSDSSSSSSSSSSSDTSESDSG, encoded by the exons ATGTGTTGGTTAAAAAGTATCGAGGTGGAAGACGAGAAGATTTATTCAAGAAAGGCTTCGCATTATTTTGGGATTTACCAGTcgacatttgtatttattttgaattCAAG CTCCCATGTCGGGCTTGACGTTGGCATAATGGGAGTCACAACCATGGACCAGGGTTCTGGCACGGCCGGAAAACGCATCAGAAAACCTTCACTGCTCTATGAGGGATTTGAGAGTCCTGGGATGCCCCCCCTCAGTCATATGACCCCTTCAGGGCCCCCACAGCCACCAGTGAGGGACCCCAGCCGACAGGGGAGGATGACCAACCAACTTCAGTTCCTACAGAAAGTCTTGCTCAAGTCTTTGTGGAGGCACCACTTTGCCTGGCCCTTTCATGAACCTGTGGATGCGGCCAAGCTCAACCTACCT GACTATCATAAGATCATCAAAATTCCCATGGATATGGGCACCATTAAGAAGAGACTAGAAAATAACTACTACCGCTGTGCCAGTGAGTGCATGCAGGACTTCAACACCATGTTTACCAATTGCTACATTTATAACAag CCTACAGATGACATAGTCCTGATGGCTCAGTCTCTGGAGAAGGCTTTCCTGCAGAAAGTGGCTCAGATGCCCCAGGAGGAGCTAGAGCTGGCTGCTCCCCCTCCACGGATCAAACCAACCAAACCTGGCAAAAAAGGCAGAGGAAATGCAA TCTCTGGAGGAGTGACTACAGCTCATCAGGTCCCAGCTGTTTCCCAGTCGGCGTACTCCCCTCCCACCCCGGAAACGCCTGACTCCATCCTCTCCACCCCCCAGACACATCACACCAAGAGTCTGCCCCTTATTCTTACAACTGAACAAAGCATCCCTACAATCGCTGGTCTGCCTCCAACACAACCCACCGCTAAG AAAAAGGGTGTGAAGAGGAAAGCAGACACAACCACCCCAACCACTGTAGCCATGCCCATCATGAGCACCATGGCCGTCAGCGGCATCAGCATGGGGCTAGGCGGTGGGCACGACTCCCCGCTAACCCTCACTTCTTTGGGGGTGGACCACAACTCCAGCCTGGGGATGAACCAAGGCCATAACCTCAGCCAGGGCATGAGCTTAGGTATGGGCATGGGAATGGGCATGGGTATGGGCTGTGGAACAATTATGATGGGTACCAAAGCTGGGGGTGGCAGGAGAGGAGTGAGCGGACGAGCCATCAAGCCTCCCAAGAAGGATTTACCAGATTCCATGGTGCCACCGCCGGTGCGTCGCAGCAAGCTGAACCCTCAGCTGCGCTACTGCAACGGGGTCCTGAAGGATCTGCTGTCAAAGAAGCACGCAGGGTACGCCTGGCCATTCTACAAGCCTGTCGACGCCTCGTTGCTCGGTCTCCACGACTACCACGACATCATAAAGCAGCCCATGGACCTCAGCACCATCAAG CGGAAGATGGACGGCAGAGAATATCGTGACGCCCAGCAGTTCTCTGCTGATGTCAGGCTGATGTTCTCAAACTGCTACAAGTACAACCCCCCAGATCATGATGTGGTTGGCATggccagaaaactgcag GATGTCTTTGAGTTCTGCTTTGCTAAGATGCCAGACGAGGCTCCAAGACCCCCTAGCTCCtcgtcttcttcctcctcctcttcatcgtCATCGGAGAGTGAGCTCAGCAGTGAAAGTGAGGAGAGCGAGAGCAGCCCCAGCTCTGACTCTGAGGAGGAGAGGGCAAACCGACTGGCAGAACTGCAGGAACAG CTAAAAGCGGTACATGAGCAGCTCACAGCACTCTCACAGGGCCCCATCGTCAAAcctaagaaaaagaaagagaagaaggacaagaaaaaaaagaaaaaggtagaaaaagAGAAGCATCGGAAGATAGAGGAAGAGGTGACACCTGTTAGACCGCCCAAGACCCCCAAGATCACAAAGACTCCAAAACCCAAGAGCAACCGAGGAACGCCCGTTCCTGTGGTGCCGGTCAAGAAGGCACCGagcaagaaaaacaacaagagCAA AACCAAAAAGGGCGGCATGACGTTTAGCATGCCTCCGCCGGTCCCCGAGCCCATAGTGAGTCATTACGACTccgatgaggaggaggagacggcACCAATGTCATACGATGAGAAGCGTCAACTCAGCCTGGACATCAACAAGCTGCCCGGCGAGAAGCTGGGCCGCGTTGTCTATATCATCCAATCACGCGAGCCCTCGCTCAGAGACACCAACCCGGAGGAAATCGAGATCGACTTTGAGACCCTGAAGCCATCAACGCTGCGGGAGCTGGAGAGATACGTCATGACGTGTCTGAGGAAGAAACCTCGAAAGCCATATG CAAGTAAAAACAACATTGCTGGCAAATCTCGGGAGGAGATCACTCTGGAGAAACAGATGGAGCTGGAGAGAAGGCTGATGGACGTCAGTGGTCAGCTCAACTCTGGAAAGAAGCCCGCTAAGACCAAAC CAGAGAAACCGGCAACAGAGCAGCACAACCAGCCGTCACGTCTCAGCGCCAGTAGCTCCTCCTCAGActcttcctcatcctcctcttcctcctcatcctcagaCACAAGCGAATCAGACTCTGGCTGA
- the brd2a gene encoding bromodomain-containing protein 2a isoform X2 translates to MCWLKSIEVEDEKIYSRKASHYFGIYQSTFVFILNSSSHVGLDVGIMGVTTMDQGSGTAGKRIRKPSLLYEGFESPGMPPLSHMTPSGPPQPPVRDPSRQGRMTNQLQFLQKVLLKSLWRHHFAWPFHEPVDAAKLNLPDYHKIIKIPMDMGTIKKRLENNYYRCASECMQDFNTMFTNCYIYNKPTDDIVLMAQSLEKAFLQKVAQMPQEELELAAPPPRIKPTKPGKKGRGNAISGGVTTAHQVPAVSQSAYSPPTPETPDSILSTPQTHHTKSLPLILTTEQSIPTIAGLPPTQPTAKKKGVKRKADTTTPTTVAMPIMSTMAVSGISMGLGGGHDSPLTLTSLGVDHNSSLGMNQGHNLSQGMSLGMGMGMGMGMGCGTIMMGTKAGGGRRGVSGRAIKPPKKDLPDSMVPPPVRRSKLNPQLRYCNGVLKDLLSKKHAGYAWPFYKPVDASLLGLHDYHDIIKQPMDLSTIKRKMDGREYRDAQQFSADVRLMFSNCYKYNPPDHDVVGMARKLQDVFEFCFAKMPDEAPRPPSSSSSSSSSSSSSESELSSESEESESSPSSDSEEERANRLAELQEQLKAVHEQLTALSQGPIVKPKKKKEKKDKKKKKKVEKEKHRKIEEEVTPVRPPKTPKITKTPKPKSNRGTPVPVVPVKKAPSKKNNKSKTKKGGMTFSMPPPVPEPIVSHYDSDEEEETAPMSYDEKRQLSLDINKLPGEKLGRVVYIIQSREPSLRDTNPEEIEIDFETLKPSTLRELERYVMTCLRKKPRKPYASKNNIAGKSREEITLEKQMELERRLMDVSGQLNSGKKPAKTKQKPATEQHNQPSRLSASSSSSDSSSSSSSSSSSDTSESDSG, encoded by the exons ATGTGTTGGTTAAAAAGTATCGAGGTGGAAGACGAGAAGATTTATTCAAGAAAGGCTTCGCATTATTTTGGGATTTACCAGTcgacatttgtatttattttgaattCAAG CTCCCATGTCGGGCTTGACGTTGGCATAATGGGAGTCACAACCATGGACCAGGGTTCTGGCACGGCCGGAAAACGCATCAGAAAACCTTCACTGCTCTATGAGGGATTTGAGAGTCCTGGGATGCCCCCCCTCAGTCATATGACCCCTTCAGGGCCCCCACAGCCACCAGTGAGGGACCCCAGCCGACAGGGGAGGATGACCAACCAACTTCAGTTCCTACAGAAAGTCTTGCTCAAGTCTTTGTGGAGGCACCACTTTGCCTGGCCCTTTCATGAACCTGTGGATGCGGCCAAGCTCAACCTACCT GACTATCATAAGATCATCAAAATTCCCATGGATATGGGCACCATTAAGAAGAGACTAGAAAATAACTACTACCGCTGTGCCAGTGAGTGCATGCAGGACTTCAACACCATGTTTACCAATTGCTACATTTATAACAag CCTACAGATGACATAGTCCTGATGGCTCAGTCTCTGGAGAAGGCTTTCCTGCAGAAAGTGGCTCAGATGCCCCAGGAGGAGCTAGAGCTGGCTGCTCCCCCTCCACGGATCAAACCAACCAAACCTGGCAAAAAAGGCAGAGGAAATGCAA TCTCTGGAGGAGTGACTACAGCTCATCAGGTCCCAGCTGTTTCCCAGTCGGCGTACTCCCCTCCCACCCCGGAAACGCCTGACTCCATCCTCTCCACCCCCCAGACACATCACACCAAGAGTCTGCCCCTTATTCTTACAACTGAACAAAGCATCCCTACAATCGCTGGTCTGCCTCCAACACAACCCACCGCTAAG AAAAAGGGTGTGAAGAGGAAAGCAGACACAACCACCCCAACCACTGTAGCCATGCCCATCATGAGCACCATGGCCGTCAGCGGCATCAGCATGGGGCTAGGCGGTGGGCACGACTCCCCGCTAACCCTCACTTCTTTGGGGGTGGACCACAACTCCAGCCTGGGGATGAACCAAGGCCATAACCTCAGCCAGGGCATGAGCTTAGGTATGGGCATGGGAATGGGCATGGGTATGGGCTGTGGAACAATTATGATGGGTACCAAAGCTGGGGGTGGCAGGAGAGGAGTGAGCGGACGAGCCATCAAGCCTCCCAAGAAGGATTTACCAGATTCCATGGTGCCACCGCCGGTGCGTCGCAGCAAGCTGAACCCTCAGCTGCGCTACTGCAACGGGGTCCTGAAGGATCTGCTGTCAAAGAAGCACGCAGGGTACGCCTGGCCATTCTACAAGCCTGTCGACGCCTCGTTGCTCGGTCTCCACGACTACCACGACATCATAAAGCAGCCCATGGACCTCAGCACCATCAAG CGGAAGATGGACGGCAGAGAATATCGTGACGCCCAGCAGTTCTCTGCTGATGTCAGGCTGATGTTCTCAAACTGCTACAAGTACAACCCCCCAGATCATGATGTGGTTGGCATggccagaaaactgcag GATGTCTTTGAGTTCTGCTTTGCTAAGATGCCAGACGAGGCTCCAAGACCCCCTAGCTCCtcgtcttcttcctcctcctcttcatcgtCATCGGAGAGTGAGCTCAGCAGTGAAAGTGAGGAGAGCGAGAGCAGCCCCAGCTCTGACTCTGAGGAGGAGAGGGCAAACCGACTGGCAGAACTGCAGGAACAG CTAAAAGCGGTACATGAGCAGCTCACAGCACTCTCACAGGGCCCCATCGTCAAAcctaagaaaaagaaagagaagaaggacaagaaaaaaaagaaaaaggtagaaaaagAGAAGCATCGGAAGATAGAGGAAGAGGTGACACCTGTTAGACCGCCCAAGACCCCCAAGATCACAAAGACTCCAAAACCCAAGAGCAACCGAGGAACGCCCGTTCCTGTGGTGCCGGTCAAGAAGGCACCGagcaagaaaaacaacaagagCAA AACCAAAAAGGGCGGCATGACGTTTAGCATGCCTCCGCCGGTCCCCGAGCCCATAGTGAGTCATTACGACTccgatgaggaggaggagacggcACCAATGTCATACGATGAGAAGCGTCAACTCAGCCTGGACATCAACAAGCTGCCCGGCGAGAAGCTGGGCCGCGTTGTCTATATCATCCAATCACGCGAGCCCTCGCTCAGAGACACCAACCCGGAGGAAATCGAGATCGACTTTGAGACCCTGAAGCCATCAACGCTGCGGGAGCTGGAGAGATACGTCATGACGTGTCTGAGGAAGAAACCTCGAAAGCCATATG CAAGTAAAAACAACATTGCTGGCAAATCTCGGGAGGAGATCACTCTGGAGAAACAGATGGAGCTGGAGAGAAGGCTGATGGACGTCAGTGGTCAGCTCAACTCTGGAAAGAAGCCCGCTAAGACCAAAC AGAAACCGGCAACAGAGCAGCACAACCAGCCGTCACGTCTCAGCGCCAGTAGCTCCTCCTCAGActcttcctcatcctcctcttcctcctcatcctcagaCACAAGCGAATCAGACTCTGGCTGA
- the brd2a gene encoding bromodomain-containing protein 2a isoform X5 yields the protein MDMAVNPLLDSSHVGLDVGIMGVTTMDQGSGTAGKRIRKPSLLYEGFESPGMPPLSHMTPSGPPQPPVRDPSRQGRMTNQLQFLQKVLLKSLWRHHFAWPFHEPVDAAKLNLPDYHKIIKIPMDMGTIKKRLENNYYRCASECMQDFNTMFTNCYIYNKPTDDIVLMAQSLEKAFLQKVAQMPQEELELAAPPPRIKPTKPGKKGRGNAISGGVTTAHQVPAVSQSAYSPPTPETPDSILSTPQTHHTKSLPLILTTEQSIPTIAGLPPTQPTAKKKGVKRKADTTTPTTVAMPIMSTMAVSGISMGLGGGHDSPLTLTSLGVDHNSSLGMNQGHNLSQGMSLGMGMGMGMGMGCGTIMMGTKAGGGRRGVSGRAIKPPKKDLPDSMVPPPVRRSKLNPQLRYCNGVLKDLLSKKHAGYAWPFYKPVDASLLGLHDYHDIIKQPMDLSTIKRKMDGREYRDAQQFSADVRLMFSNCYKYNPPDHDVVGMARKLQDVFEFCFAKMPDEAPRPPSSSSSSSSSSSSSESELSSESEESESSPSSDSEEERANRLAELQEQLKAVHEQLTALSQGPIVKPKKKKEKKDKKKKKKVEKEKHRKIEEEVTPVRPPKTPKITKTPKPKSNRGTPVPVVPVKKAPSKKNNKSKTKKGGMTFSMPPPVPEPIVSHYDSDEEEETAPMSYDEKRQLSLDINKLPGEKLGRVVYIIQSREPSLRDTNPEEIEIDFETLKPSTLRELERYVMTCLRKKPRKPYASKNNIAGKSREEITLEKQMELERRLMDVSGQLNSGKKPAKTKQKPATEQHNQPSRLSASSSSSDSSSSSSSSSSSDTSESDSG from the exons ATGGATATGGCAGTTAACCCGCTCCTTGACAG CTCCCATGTCGGGCTTGACGTTGGCATAATGGGAGTCACAACCATGGACCAGGGTTCTGGCACGGCCGGAAAACGCATCAGAAAACCTTCACTGCTCTATGAGGGATTTGAGAGTCCTGGGATGCCCCCCCTCAGTCATATGACCCCTTCAGGGCCCCCACAGCCACCAGTGAGGGACCCCAGCCGACAGGGGAGGATGACCAACCAACTTCAGTTCCTACAGAAAGTCTTGCTCAAGTCTTTGTGGAGGCACCACTTTGCCTGGCCCTTTCATGAACCTGTGGATGCGGCCAAGCTCAACCTACCT GACTATCATAAGATCATCAAAATTCCCATGGATATGGGCACCATTAAGAAGAGACTAGAAAATAACTACTACCGCTGTGCCAGTGAGTGCATGCAGGACTTCAACACCATGTTTACCAATTGCTACATTTATAACAag CCTACAGATGACATAGTCCTGATGGCTCAGTCTCTGGAGAAGGCTTTCCTGCAGAAAGTGGCTCAGATGCCCCAGGAGGAGCTAGAGCTGGCTGCTCCCCCTCCACGGATCAAACCAACCAAACCTGGCAAAAAAGGCAGAGGAAATGCAA TCTCTGGAGGAGTGACTACAGCTCATCAGGTCCCAGCTGTTTCCCAGTCGGCGTACTCCCCTCCCACCCCGGAAACGCCTGACTCCATCCTCTCCACCCCCCAGACACATCACACCAAGAGTCTGCCCCTTATTCTTACAACTGAACAAAGCATCCCTACAATCGCTGGTCTGCCTCCAACACAACCCACCGCTAAG AAAAAGGGTGTGAAGAGGAAAGCAGACACAACCACCCCAACCACTGTAGCCATGCCCATCATGAGCACCATGGCCGTCAGCGGCATCAGCATGGGGCTAGGCGGTGGGCACGACTCCCCGCTAACCCTCACTTCTTTGGGGGTGGACCACAACTCCAGCCTGGGGATGAACCAAGGCCATAACCTCAGCCAGGGCATGAGCTTAGGTATGGGCATGGGAATGGGCATGGGTATGGGCTGTGGAACAATTATGATGGGTACCAAAGCTGGGGGTGGCAGGAGAGGAGTGAGCGGACGAGCCATCAAGCCTCCCAAGAAGGATTTACCAGATTCCATGGTGCCACCGCCGGTGCGTCGCAGCAAGCTGAACCCTCAGCTGCGCTACTGCAACGGGGTCCTGAAGGATCTGCTGTCAAAGAAGCACGCAGGGTACGCCTGGCCATTCTACAAGCCTGTCGACGCCTCGTTGCTCGGTCTCCACGACTACCACGACATCATAAAGCAGCCCATGGACCTCAGCACCATCAAG CGGAAGATGGACGGCAGAGAATATCGTGACGCCCAGCAGTTCTCTGCTGATGTCAGGCTGATGTTCTCAAACTGCTACAAGTACAACCCCCCAGATCATGATGTGGTTGGCATggccagaaaactgcag GATGTCTTTGAGTTCTGCTTTGCTAAGATGCCAGACGAGGCTCCAAGACCCCCTAGCTCCtcgtcttcttcctcctcctcttcatcgtCATCGGAGAGTGAGCTCAGCAGTGAAAGTGAGGAGAGCGAGAGCAGCCCCAGCTCTGACTCTGAGGAGGAGAGGGCAAACCGACTGGCAGAACTGCAGGAACAG CTAAAAGCGGTACATGAGCAGCTCACAGCACTCTCACAGGGCCCCATCGTCAAAcctaagaaaaagaaagagaagaaggacaagaaaaaaaagaaaaaggtagaaaaagAGAAGCATCGGAAGATAGAGGAAGAGGTGACACCTGTTAGACCGCCCAAGACCCCCAAGATCACAAAGACTCCAAAACCCAAGAGCAACCGAGGAACGCCCGTTCCTGTGGTGCCGGTCAAGAAGGCACCGagcaagaaaaacaacaagagCAA AACCAAAAAGGGCGGCATGACGTTTAGCATGCCTCCGCCGGTCCCCGAGCCCATAGTGAGTCATTACGACTccgatgaggaggaggagacggcACCAATGTCATACGATGAGAAGCGTCAACTCAGCCTGGACATCAACAAGCTGCCCGGCGAGAAGCTGGGCCGCGTTGTCTATATCATCCAATCACGCGAGCCCTCGCTCAGAGACACCAACCCGGAGGAAATCGAGATCGACTTTGAGACCCTGAAGCCATCAACGCTGCGGGAGCTGGAGAGATACGTCATGACGTGTCTGAGGAAGAAACCTCGAAAGCCATATG CAAGTAAAAACAACATTGCTGGCAAATCTCGGGAGGAGATCACTCTGGAGAAACAGATGGAGCTGGAGAGAAGGCTGATGGACGTCAGTGGTCAGCTCAACTCTGGAAAGAAGCCCGCTAAGACCAAAC AGAAACCGGCAACAGAGCAGCACAACCAGCCGTCACGTCTCAGCGCCAGTAGCTCCTCCTCAGActcttcctcatcctcctcttcctcctcatcctcagaCACAAGCGAATCAGACTCTGGCTGA
- the brd2a gene encoding bromodomain-containing protein 2a isoform X3, with the protein MDMAVNPLLDSSHVGLDVGIMGVTTMDQGSGTAGKRIRKPSLLYEGFESPGMPPLSHMTPSGPPQPPVRDPSRQGRMTNQLQFLQKVLLKSLWRHHFAWPFHEPVDAAKLNLPDYHKIIKIPMDMGTIKKRLENNYYRCASECMQDFNTMFTNCYIYNKPTDDIVLMAQSLEKAFLQKVAQMPQEELELAAPPPRIKPTKPGKKGRGNAISGGVTTAHQVPAVSQSAYSPPTPETPDSILSTPQTHHTKSLPLILTTEQSIPTIAGLPPTQPTAKKKGVKRKADTTTPTTVAMPIMSTMAVSGISMGLGGGHDSPLTLTSLGVDHNSSLGMNQGHNLSQGMSLGMGMGMGMGMGCGTIMMGTKAGGGRRGVSGRAIKPPKKDLPDSMVPPPVRRSKLNPQLRYCNGVLKDLLSKKHAGYAWPFYKPVDASLLGLHDYHDIIKQPMDLSTIKRKMDGREYRDAQQFSADVRLMFSNCYKYNPPDHDVVGMARKLQDVFEFCFAKMPDEAPRPPSSSSSSSSSSSSSESELSSESEESESSPSSDSEEERANRLAELQEQLKAVHEQLTALSQGPIVKPKKKKEKKDKKKKKKVEKEKHRKIEEEVTPVRPPKTPKITKTPKPKSNRGTPVPVVPVKKAPSKKNNKSKTKKGGMTFSMPPPVPEPIVSHYDSDEEEETAPMSYDEKRQLSLDINKLPGEKLGRVVYIIQSREPSLRDTNPEEIEIDFETLKPSTLRELERYVMTCLRKKPRKPYASKNNIAGKSREEITLEKQMELERRLMDVSGQLNSGKKPAKTKPEKPATEQHNQPSRLSASSSSSDSSSSSSSSSSSDTSESDSG; encoded by the exons ATGGATATGGCAGTTAACCCGCTCCTTGACAG CTCCCATGTCGGGCTTGACGTTGGCATAATGGGAGTCACAACCATGGACCAGGGTTCTGGCACGGCCGGAAAACGCATCAGAAAACCTTCACTGCTCTATGAGGGATTTGAGAGTCCTGGGATGCCCCCCCTCAGTCATATGACCCCTTCAGGGCCCCCACAGCCACCAGTGAGGGACCCCAGCCGACAGGGGAGGATGACCAACCAACTTCAGTTCCTACAGAAAGTCTTGCTCAAGTCTTTGTGGAGGCACCACTTTGCCTGGCCCTTTCATGAACCTGTGGATGCGGCCAAGCTCAACCTACCT GACTATCATAAGATCATCAAAATTCCCATGGATATGGGCACCATTAAGAAGAGACTAGAAAATAACTACTACCGCTGTGCCAGTGAGTGCATGCAGGACTTCAACACCATGTTTACCAATTGCTACATTTATAACAag CCTACAGATGACATAGTCCTGATGGCTCAGTCTCTGGAGAAGGCTTTCCTGCAGAAAGTGGCTCAGATGCCCCAGGAGGAGCTAGAGCTGGCTGCTCCCCCTCCACGGATCAAACCAACCAAACCTGGCAAAAAAGGCAGAGGAAATGCAA TCTCTGGAGGAGTGACTACAGCTCATCAGGTCCCAGCTGTTTCCCAGTCGGCGTACTCCCCTCCCACCCCGGAAACGCCTGACTCCATCCTCTCCACCCCCCAGACACATCACACCAAGAGTCTGCCCCTTATTCTTACAACTGAACAAAGCATCCCTACAATCGCTGGTCTGCCTCCAACACAACCCACCGCTAAG AAAAAGGGTGTGAAGAGGAAAGCAGACACAACCACCCCAACCACTGTAGCCATGCCCATCATGAGCACCATGGCCGTCAGCGGCATCAGCATGGGGCTAGGCGGTGGGCACGACTCCCCGCTAACCCTCACTTCTTTGGGGGTGGACCACAACTCCAGCCTGGGGATGAACCAAGGCCATAACCTCAGCCAGGGCATGAGCTTAGGTATGGGCATGGGAATGGGCATGGGTATGGGCTGTGGAACAATTATGATGGGTACCAAAGCTGGGGGTGGCAGGAGAGGAGTGAGCGGACGAGCCATCAAGCCTCCCAAGAAGGATTTACCAGATTCCATGGTGCCACCGCCGGTGCGTCGCAGCAAGCTGAACCCTCAGCTGCGCTACTGCAACGGGGTCCTGAAGGATCTGCTGTCAAAGAAGCACGCAGGGTACGCCTGGCCATTCTACAAGCCTGTCGACGCCTCGTTGCTCGGTCTCCACGACTACCACGACATCATAAAGCAGCCCATGGACCTCAGCACCATCAAG CGGAAGATGGACGGCAGAGAATATCGTGACGCCCAGCAGTTCTCTGCTGATGTCAGGCTGATGTTCTCAAACTGCTACAAGTACAACCCCCCAGATCATGATGTGGTTGGCATggccagaaaactgcag GATGTCTTTGAGTTCTGCTTTGCTAAGATGCCAGACGAGGCTCCAAGACCCCCTAGCTCCtcgtcttcttcctcctcctcttcatcgtCATCGGAGAGTGAGCTCAGCAGTGAAAGTGAGGAGAGCGAGAGCAGCCCCAGCTCTGACTCTGAGGAGGAGAGGGCAAACCGACTGGCAGAACTGCAGGAACAG CTAAAAGCGGTACATGAGCAGCTCACAGCACTCTCACAGGGCCCCATCGTCAAAcctaagaaaaagaaagagaagaaggacaagaaaaaaaagaaaaaggtagaaaaagAGAAGCATCGGAAGATAGAGGAAGAGGTGACACCTGTTAGACCGCCCAAGACCCCCAAGATCACAAAGACTCCAAAACCCAAGAGCAACCGAGGAACGCCCGTTCCTGTGGTGCCGGTCAAGAAGGCACCGagcaagaaaaacaacaagagCAA AACCAAAAAGGGCGGCATGACGTTTAGCATGCCTCCGCCGGTCCCCGAGCCCATAGTGAGTCATTACGACTccgatgaggaggaggagacggcACCAATGTCATACGATGAGAAGCGTCAACTCAGCCTGGACATCAACAAGCTGCCCGGCGAGAAGCTGGGCCGCGTTGTCTATATCATCCAATCACGCGAGCCCTCGCTCAGAGACACCAACCCGGAGGAAATCGAGATCGACTTTGAGACCCTGAAGCCATCAACGCTGCGGGAGCTGGAGAGATACGTCATGACGTGTCTGAGGAAGAAACCTCGAAAGCCATATG CAAGTAAAAACAACATTGCTGGCAAATCTCGGGAGGAGATCACTCTGGAGAAACAGATGGAGCTGGAGAGAAGGCTGATGGACGTCAGTGGTCAGCTCAACTCTGGAAAGAAGCCCGCTAAGACCAAAC CAGAGAAACCGGCAACAGAGCAGCACAACCAGCCGTCACGTCTCAGCGCCAGTAGCTCCTCCTCAGActcttcctcatcctcctcttcctcctcatcctcagaCACAAGCGAATCAGACTCTGGCTGA